Genomic segment of Desulfovermiculus halophilus DSM 18834:
GAAGCAGACAGCCGAGGATGAGAAGGGGCAGGATTTGCTTGTGCATAGTGGCCTCCTTGAGGTGCAGCTTTGGTCTGTAGACAGGATAACAGAGGTTGATTCAAATGTCTTGACAGCTGATCTAGCTGATTTATCGACATAAATGAAAGGAAAAAGAAAACAAACCCTACATCAGGCAGGAGGTGATGTCTATGTGGCTCACTCCGAGAATAGGAAACACCAATACTGCTCCGCGCAGGAATCGGCACTGGAATCCGCTGATGGAGATCGCTCCGGAAATGGCGGAAATGTTCCGTATGCCGGAAAGCCTGTTCGGGGAAGACGTCAGCTTTGTGCCCAGCATGGACATGCAGGAGACCGACAGTGCGTATGTGCTGACGGCCGAGATGCCGGGCATCGATCCCCAGAACGTGGACATCTCGGTGCGCAACGGCGTGCTGGAGCTCAAAGGGGAAAAGAAAGAGGAGAAGGACAGCGACCAGACCGGGAACGGATGGACCGAACGCCGGTATGGCGCTTTCCACCGTCAGATCCCCCTTGATCAGGAGATCAAGGAGGACGAGGTCAAGGCGACCTATAAGAACGGCATCCTGCGCATCGAGGTGCCCAAGGCAGAAGCCGGAAGCGGCGGGAAGTCCATACCCATTGAGACCGAGTAAGGCATACGATGTTCAATAGGCAAAAGCCCGGGGCCAAGGCTCCGGGCTTTTTGGTATGTTGTATGAAAAGCGGCTATCCTCAACCGCAGCCATTTCTTGCCTCTTGACTCTGCATGCGGCGGTCCTCATGTAAATAGAAGAGATGAGTTGTGTGCAGCCTGAGAAAGGAGGTCTGGTATGGAATACAAGGCATGGGTCGTGGTCGCGGACAGTTCCCGGGCCAGGATATTCGGAGCCAAGGCACGGGGCGGGGGGCTGACCGAGCTGGAAGTGATGTATCATCCCGAATCTCGCCTCAAGGACAGTGAGCTTCAAACCGACAAGCCCGGGCGGATGTACTCCATGCAGGGAGAGTTCCGCAGCGCCACCGAGCAGACGCCTGCCCGCAAGATTGAGGCCGAGCGCTTTGCCCAGGGCCTGGCAGAGTATCTGGACAAGAAGCATCACGAAAAGCATTTCGAGCGCCTGGTCCTGGCCGCTTCGCCCACCTTTCTGGGCCAGCTTCGAAACGAGTGCAGCGACCGGCTGTCCAAGGCGGTGGTGAATGAGATCAACAAGGACTTGAGCAACCTGGAAAAGGCTGAGGAGATCCGCAAGCGGCTTCCGGAATATTTGTGGTAGAGAAGGAGATGCAACCTACACGGCTCCACGCAGCTTGGCCCAGGCCAGGCCCAGATGCTCCCACATCGCCCGTTCCATGAACTGGATGTATCCGGCCTGGGGCAGCTGGTGTCCGATGTGCTTGGCCGAACGGTCGGGGTCGGTCAGGTAGCCGGCTGGGGCGGGGATCACCTCGAGGCCCTGCCCCTGAAACAAGGCAACGGCCCGGGGCAGATGAAAGGCCGAGGTAACCAGGATCACTGGTTCGCCGTCCCCTGCCCGTTCAGCCATCGCCGCGGCCTCATCCTCGGTGTTCATGGTCTGGTCCAGGGTGATCAGTCGGTTTGAGGCAATGCCCCAGGACTTGGCGACGTCGGCCATGAGCTCGGCGCTGCCCGGTCCGGGGGCATCCGACCCGCCGGAAGTGACCAGCTTGGCCCGGGGCAGGGCCTTGGCCAGCCTCACGCCTTCAGCAATCCGGTACAGGGACGATTCGCTCAGGCGGCTGACGGCAGGACGCTTCTTCCCTCCGTGCGCCCCTCCTCCCAGGACGACGATCCATTTCGCCCCTGACGGCGGATTGCGCAGGGGCTGATATCGCGATTCCAGATCGCCAAGGACCTGCTCTGGCAAAAATGGAGTGGACACCAGAAGGAGCAGGCCGGTGCCTAATAGCAACAGCCCATAGCCCGCTATCCGTGATCTGTTGGCCAGGAGCAGCAGGCCGGCAATGAGGCAGATCAAAATGATTGGAAGGGGCATGAGCATGCCCCCGGCGAACTTTACAAGGGAAAACATCATAGAACGTCCTTTGAGCAGGCAAATCAGCGCCGTTCCCCGTGGCTGTGATCACTTGCTGGTCTTGGTCCCGGAATAGGTAAGGGCGTTTTTGTCCTTGCTGAAGTAGCGGCCTTTGTCCCGGCCGATGACCCGGCCACAGGAACACATCAGCTTGTCCTCCCGAACCTGGACTTCATATCGCCTGCCGATCCGGTCCTTGTGGCAGCGCAGGACCTGGCCCGGTCCGATCTTGTGGTATTTGAATAGCTTCTGTTTGCAGCCCGAGCATTTGATGGTCAGCATGGAATGACGAAATATTCTGTCGTGTGCAGGCGTTAGTGAGGCGCAGGTAAAGATAAATCCGGCTTTCCTTGTACGCTAACTCCGCGAGTGGCATTTGATCCATGCGGCGTAGCAGCTGATTCAGTTTCATGCAATATCAGGGCTGGCCATAAAAAGATGTCTTCCCTCTTCTGGCCCGACCCGCTAGAGTTTGACAGAAGCGAGTGCCTGAGGCATTTTGCAATGAGAAAATAGCGTTAAAGTTATGCTTTTATAGGGTCGCATTATGAAATCAATCAGCCTGCGAAATGTTCCAGACGATATGTATGCCGCTTTGCAGGAGATGGCCCGGGAAAATCGGCGCAGTCTGCAAGAGCAGGTGAAGTATCTTCTGGAACAGGAAGTGAACCTTGTTCGTCAAAGCCCGACCTCCAGAGCCAGTGCTTGGCGAAAGAAGCTTGATTCCCGCAACTGTCTTGATATCCCAGAGCTCATCCGTGAGGACAGGAATCGATGATCGGCATTATCTTGCCCTAGGCCTTGAATAGGTGGGGAAGAGTGTTTACAGCTGACAAAAACATGCTGGAAGCAGCCAAGATTTTACATCTCAGTATTTGATAGCCATGCGTAACAAGAAAAAGACAAGCTGACGACCATGGACACATACACCATACTCAAACAGCTGTTGACCCAGATCCAAAACGGCAGCCTGGATGTGGAACAGGGGCTGGAAAAACTGCGCGACTTCCCGGTCATGGATATCGGGCACACCCGGATCGATATGCACCGATCACTGCGGAACGGCTTTCCGGA
This window contains:
- a CDS encoding Hsp20/alpha crystallin family protein codes for the protein MWLTPRIGNTNTAPRRNRHWNPLMEIAPEMAEMFRMPESLFGEDVSFVPSMDMQETDSAYVLTAEMPGIDPQNVDISVRNGVLELKGEKKEEKDSDQTGNGWTERRYGAFHRQIPLDQEIKEDEVKATYKNGILRIEVPKAEAGSGGKSIPIETE
- a CDS encoding host attachment protein, with translation MEYKAWVVVADSSRARIFGAKARGGGLTELEVMYHPESRLKDSELQTDKPGRMYSMQGEFRSATEQTPARKIEAERFAQGLAEYLDKKHHEKHFERLVLAASPTFLGQLRNECSDRLSKAVVNEINKDLSNLEKAEEIRKRLPEYLW
- a CDS encoding ElyC/SanA/YdcF family protein → MMFSLVKFAGGMLMPLPIILICLIAGLLLLANRSRIAGYGLLLLGTGLLLLVSTPFLPEQVLGDLESRYQPLRNPPSGAKWIVVLGGGAHGGKKRPAVSRLSESSLYRIAEGVRLAKALPRAKLVTSGGSDAPGPGSAELMADVAKSWGIASNRLITLDQTMNTEDEAAAMAERAGDGEPVILVTSAFHLPRAVALFQGQGLEVIPAPAGYLTDPDRSAKHIGHQLPQAGYIQFMERAMWEHLGLAWAKLRGAV
- a CDS encoding FitA-like ribbon-helix-helix domain-containing protein, with amino-acid sequence MKSISLRNVPDDMYAALQEMARENRRSLQEQVKYLLEQEVNLVRQSPTSRASAWRKKLDSRNCLDIPELIREDRNR